The Nostoc sp. 'Peltigera membranacea cyanobiont' N6 genome contains the following window.
CGGTTAAACCACAGCCACTCCACCAGCCGTCAGGTTGGAGGAAGCCCCCGAATTGGTCAATTTGCTCTAGAGTCATTAAATAAACCCAAGCCCAACCCAGAGAGAGCGACTGTAGCTCATAAACCTCGATAATTTGTCGGTTATAGAGGTTTTCTGGCGCTTGTCTAGTGGGCTGGTAATTTTCTAGCACATCTAGCTGATTTAAAATTATTGGGTTAGAAAAAGAAATTAAGTATCCATAAACTTTGCTATCCCCTAGGGTCATTGCTGGGTAGCCCATTGGCAGAGCAAACAATTTACCTTCTACAAAAGCTTTCTTGACATCAACTACTTTGTCACCACAGTATTTTTTATAGTTAGCTTCACCTGGTTTGAGTGTGCCGTAGACAAAAACTCGCACCAAATCAGAAAATTTTATATTTGATTCAACCATTTAAACCTTCATCAAATGACTATTGCTATAACTGAAACACTAGCAGTTCAGGCATAATCAGACTGATGCTCAATTATATAAATAAATCTATCTATGAGTAGTTGACCTACAATATAGGTTAACTTGCTTTTGTGTTCATAGATAGACCCAGTAGGAGAATTTTTGGTGGATTCCCGATATAACCCAGCAGCGATTGAGGAAAAATGGCAGAAAACATGGGTAGAACTTGGCTTAGATAAGACACCTTCAGCTAGCAACAAGCCAAAATTCTACGCTTTATCCATGTTCCCTTATCCATCGGGCAGCCTACACATGGGTCACGTCCGTAATTATACGATTAGCGACGTGATTGCCCGTCTCAAGCGAATGCAAGGGTATCGGGTAATACACCCAATGGGTTGGGATGCCTTTGGCTTGCCAGCAGAAAACGCCGCCATTGACCGTGGTGTACCGCCAGCAAAGTGGACTTATCAGAATATTGCCCAGATGCGGCAGCAATTGCAGCGTCTTGGTTTATCCATTGATTGGGAATGTGAACTTGCTACCTGTTCGCCAGATTATTACAAGTGGACGCAATGGATTTTCTTGCAGTTTTTGCAAGCAGGGTTAGCTTACCAAAAAGAAGCAGCCGTAAACTGGGACCCTATTGACCAAACTGTATTGGCAAATGAGCAAGTTGATAACGAAGGGCGTTCTTGGCGCAGTGGTGCAATAGTTGAGCGCAAATTGTTGCGGCAGTGGTTTTTTAAGATTACCGACTACGCCGAAGAATTGCTCAATGACTTGGAGAAGTTGACAGGTTGGCCGGAACGAGTCAAATTGATGCAGGCAAACTGGATTGGTAAATCCACAGGCGCTTATTTAGAATTTCCCATTATTGGGATAGATGAAAAAATCGCCGTGTATACTACGCGCCCAGATACCGTTTATGGTGTCAGCTACTTAGTATTAGCACCAGAACATCCCTTAACAAAACGTGTCACTACAAAAGAACAACAAGCGGTGGTAGAAGTCTTTATTAAAGAGGTTTCCAATCAAAGTGAGTTGGAACGTACTTCTGAAGACAAACCTAAGCGGGGTATCCCCACAGGTGGTAAGGCAATTAACCCATTTACAGGGGAAGAAGTGCCGATTTGGATTGCTGACTATGTACTGTATGAGTATGGTACTGGAGCCGTGATGGGTGTACCAGCCCACGATGTCCGCGATTTTAAGTTTGCCAAAAATTACAATTTACCAGTTGATTTTGTTATTGCTTCCCCAGATGATGTCGCAGGTTTCGACTTAACTCCAGCATCAGAAATTGATGAATCACAACTCATCCAAGTTGACTATAAACAGGCATACACTGAACCAGGAATTTTAATTAATTCTGGGGCTTTTACTGGTATGGCTTCCGCAGATGCTAAACAAGCGATAATTGAACACGCCGAAAAACAAGGTTTTGGTAAAGTGCGGGTGCAATATCGCTTGCGGGATTGGTTAATTTCCCGGCAGCGTTATTGGGGCGCACCAATACCTGTAATTCACTGTCCCAACTGTGGAATAGTGCCAGTACCTGACAAAGATTTGCCAGTCCAGTTGCCAGAAGAGGTGGAATTTACTGGACGCGGCGGTTCACCTTTAACTCAATTAGAAAGCTGGGTAAATGTGCCTTGTCCAACTTGCGGCACTCCGGCGAAGCGTGAAACTGATACGATGGACACTTTTATTGATTCCTCGTGGTATTTCTTGCGCTTCCCTGATGCTAAGAATGAACAACAGGTTTTCGATTCCAGTAAAGTTAATGACTGGATGCCAGTCAATCAGTATGTAGGTGGTATTGAACACGCGATTTTACATTTGTTGTATTCGCGGTTCGTTACTAAGGTTTTGCGCGACAGAGGGTTACTGAACTTTGATGAACCCTTCCAACGCCTGTTAACTCAAGGGATGGTACAAGGTTTAACTTACCTAAACCCCAATAAGGGCGGTAAAGATAAATGGATTCCTTCTAATCTAGTTAATTCTGCTGACCCCCGCGACCCTCAGACAGGCGAAGCTTTGCAACGTCTCTACGCCACGATGTCTAAATCAAAGGGCAACGGTGTCGCGCCAGAAGATGTAATTGCCAAATATGGTGTAGACACAGCGCGAATGTTCATCTTATTCAAAGCGCCGCCAGAAAAAGACCTGGAATGGGATGAAGCCGATGTGCAAGGACAGTTCCGCTTTTTAAATCGGGTTTGGCCTTTGGTGACAGATTATGTTGCGGCTGGGGTATCTCGTAAGAAAGCTCAACTATCTGATTTAACTAAGGCAGAAAAGGAATTGCGGCGGGCGATTCACACCGCGATTCAAGCGGTGACAGAAGACCTGGAAGACGAATATCAATTCAACACAGCTATTTCCGAATTGATGAAGTTGAGTAATGCCTTAACTGATGCTGACGGTAAAAATTCACCAATTTATGCAGAAGGTATTCGGACTTTGGTAATGTTACTTGCACCCTTTGCACCACACATTGCTGATGAATTGTGGCATTTGTTGGGTGAAAGTGATTCAGTTCACACTCAAACTTGGCCATCGTTTGACCCTGTGGCTTTGGTAGCTGATGAAATAACTTTAGTGATTCAAGTTATGGGCAAAACTCGCGGTGCGATTCAAGTACCAGCACAAGCAGATAAAGCAGCGTTGGAGAAATACGCCCGTGAATCAGAAATTGCCCAGCGTTACATCGAAGGCAAAGAGATTAAAAAGGTAATTGTTGTGCCTGGAAAGTTGGTAAATTTTGTAGTCAGCTAAGATCATCGGATGTGAAAAAGAGGCTATTATCGCTTACCTATTTTTCACATCCGATTTTATCAAAAAAGAATATTGATGATTGCAACACATCATTGGTTAAAGACGCGATGAATCGCGTCTCTACAAATGGTCTGTTTGTCGGATTCTTTTTTCAAATTGGTATGACTTAAATAATTCTTATTCAATAAGAATTATTTAAGTATTTTGACTCATTGACAATAGTGATTTTATGTGATTTTCATTCTCGATTACGCAGGTGCGATCGCTTGAAAAAAGTGCTGCCTAAGTAGAAAATTCCAAGCGATGGGCAGTACCATCATCAAGAAAACTCTGTTCACCAACGCCGACTAGTTCCACAATGGTTTCACGGGTTACAGGTGAAAACTCGCCTTGTTTGGCTGCAATCTCAACAATGGTTGTTTGCTGCTCAGAATAAACGCGGTAAGTTCTGGTGCAAAAGGCTCCTGTTTGGTACTCAAAAGTATGACCATCATCTTCATAAAGAGTAAACTCACCAACGCCTTTCCAGACTCGCAGCCGCATTTGGTTTATGGGATGTTCATCGACATATTGCATTACTGGTGCGATCGCAATAATCGAGCCAGCACGAACATATAACGGCATTTTCTCCAATGGTGCATAAGCAAGAATGTGAGTTGGCCCTGTAAATTCCTCCCCACTCCACCAATCAAACCAACAACCTTCCGGCAAATAGACGGCACGATGTTCAACACCGGGACGGTAAATTGGTGCTGCTAGTAAGGAGGGGCCAAGCATTACTTGATCGGCGAGAGAAAAGGTCTTTGGATCGTTGGGGAAATGATAGAGAAGTGGGCGAAGAATTGGTGCGCCAGTGGTTGCAGCCAACCAAAAAAGAGTGTAAATGTAAGGTAGTAATTGATAACGGAGTTCAATATACTCGCGGCAGATTTTTTCAATGCGATCGCCAAATACCCAAGGCTCATGCTGTGCAGTAGTTAATGCTGAATGTCCACGCATCAAGGGGTAAAGCATTCCTAGTTGCATCCAACGCGCAAATAGTTCAGCCGTAGCATTCCCGGCAAACCCCCCAATATCACTTCCGACAAAGGCAACACCCGATAAACCCAGGTTACACAGCATTGGTATGGACATTTCTAAGTGTTCCCACAGAGATTGATTGTCTCCTGTCCATATAGCTGACCAGCGTTGAATGCCGGCATATCCAGAACGTGTCAATACAAAAGAGCGTTCAGTCGGACGAGATATTTTAGCTCCTTGATAAGATGCCTGTGCCATCATTAGCCCATAAAGATTGTGGGTTTCCTTGTGGGTGGTTATCTCGTCAGTTGGACCCTGCGGTGCATCAAGAGGAAAGGAAATTTTGTTACCAGGATCGCCGAATGGCCGGTCATCAAGGGCGGGTTCATTCATATCGTTCCAGATGCCAGCAACACCAATATCAGTTAGACTGCTTTGCCAATTTCCCCACCAATCTCTAACTTCAGTCCGTAGGTAATCAGGAAAAACAGCTTTGTCTGGCCAAACATAGCCGTGAAATAACTGACCATTAGTTTTTCTGATAAAATAGTTGTTTTTTAATCCTTCGTCAAAGACTTTGTAATCTGCTTCTGGCTCGTATTTGACTCCCGGATCGACAATCGTCACTACTTTAAATCCATCTTGTTTCAGATTTTGGATTAATTTTTGAGGGTCAGCAAATCGCTTGGGACTCCAGGTAAAAACCCTATAGCTATTCATATAGTCAATATCTAAATGAATAACATCACAGGGAATGCGACGCTGACGAAATTCATCAGCTAGTTTGCGTACTATATCTTGTGACTCGTAACTCCAGCGACATTGGTGATAACCTAATGACCATCGAGGTGGCAAAGGCATCCGCCCGGTTAGCTGGGTGTAAGTCTGGATAATTTTTGCAGGTTCCGGCCCATAAATAATGTAGTAATCTAGTTCATTCCCCTCAGTCTCCATTTGCCAGACTCCAGGCT
Protein-coding sequences here:
- a CDS encoding gamma-glutamylcyclotransferase family protein, which translates into the protein MVESNIKFSDLVRVFVYGTLKPGEANYKKYCGDKVVDVKKAFVEGKLFALPMGYPAMTLGDSKVYGYLISFSNPIILNQLDVLENYQPTRQAPENLYNRQIIEVYELQSLSLGWAWVYLMTLEQIDQFGGFLQPDGWWSGCGLTAKSSYEL
- the leuS gene encoding leucine--tRNA ligase, which codes for MDSRYNPAAIEEKWQKTWVELGLDKTPSASNKPKFYALSMFPYPSGSLHMGHVRNYTISDVIARLKRMQGYRVIHPMGWDAFGLPAENAAIDRGVPPAKWTYQNIAQMRQQLQRLGLSIDWECELATCSPDYYKWTQWIFLQFLQAGLAYQKEAAVNWDPIDQTVLANEQVDNEGRSWRSGAIVERKLLRQWFFKITDYAEELLNDLEKLTGWPERVKLMQANWIGKSTGAYLEFPIIGIDEKIAVYTTRPDTVYGVSYLVLAPEHPLTKRVTTKEQQAVVEVFIKEVSNQSELERTSEDKPKRGIPTGGKAINPFTGEEVPIWIADYVLYEYGTGAVMGVPAHDVRDFKFAKNYNLPVDFVIASPDDVAGFDLTPASEIDESQLIQVDYKQAYTEPGILINSGAFTGMASADAKQAIIEHAEKQGFGKVRVQYRLRDWLISRQRYWGAPIPVIHCPNCGIVPVPDKDLPVQLPEEVEFTGRGGSPLTQLESWVNVPCPTCGTPAKRETDTMDTFIDSSWYFLRFPDAKNEQQVFDSSKVNDWMPVNQYVGGIEHAILHLLYSRFVTKVLRDRGLLNFDEPFQRLLTQGMVQGLTYLNPNKGGKDKWIPSNLVNSADPRDPQTGEALQRLYATMSKSKGNGVAPEDVIAKYGVDTARMFILFKAPPEKDLEWDEADVQGQFRFLNRVWPLVTDYVAAGVSRKKAQLSDLTKAEKELRRAIHTAIQAVTEDLEDEYQFNTAISELMKLSNALTDADGKNSPIYAEGIRTLVMLLAPFAPHIADELWHLLGESDSVHTQTWPSFDPVALVADEITLVIQVMGKTRGAIQVPAQADKAALEKYARESEIAQRYIEGKEIKKVIVVPGKLVNFVVS
- a CDS encoding glycoside hydrolase family 31 protein, which translates into the protein MPQYFGQLHTTEAPWSILGAVQAIQQNERHILLQCGGPCLTVSVLAANLIRVRMTPSGEFLSRRSWAVTQADQEWPAVPFELREKAETIEIETEQLCIVVSRNPCRIQFFDSAGQPFARDADLGMGWRTGAVAGWKQIESDEHFYGFGEPTGLLDQRSKVKTNWASDAIDYGIMTDSMYQAIPFFIALRPGLGYGLFFNTTYWSRFDLGAQQPGVWQMETEGNELDYYIIYGPEPAKIIQTYTQLTGRMPLPPRWSLGYHQCRWSYESQDIVRKLADEFRQRRIPCDVIHLDIDYMNSYRVFTWSPKRFADPQKLIQNLKQDGFKVVTIVDPGVKYEPEADYKVFDEGLKNNYFIRKTNGQLFHGYVWPDKAVFPDYLRTEVRDWWGNWQSSLTDIGVAGIWNDMNEPALDDRPFGDPGNKISFPLDAPQGPTDEITTHKETHNLYGLMMAQASYQGAKISRPTERSFVLTRSGYAGIQRWSAIWTGDNQSLWEHLEMSIPMLCNLGLSGVAFVGSDIGGFAGNATAELFARWMQLGMLYPLMRGHSALTTAQHEPWVFGDRIEKICREYIELRYQLLPYIYTLFWLAATTGAPILRPLLYHFPNDPKTFSLADQVMLGPSLLAAPIYRPGVEHRAVYLPEGCWFDWWSGEEFTGPTHILAYAPLEKMPLYVRAGSIIAIAPVMQYVDEHPINQMRLRVWKGVGEFTLYEDDGHTFEYQTGAFCTRTYRVYSEQQTTIVEIAAKQGEFSPVTRETIVELVGVGEQSFLDDGTAHRLEFST